A single candidate division SR1 bacterium Aalborg_AAW-1 DNA region contains:
- a CDS encoding HIT domain protein: MSSYKEILNSERPCPFCHEEEQFRIDSNSTCYVIPSRAPYTEDHILICPKSHKKSLDTLSADELSDIRTLLQQWQHILYHKHGEVVLMLREGVPGGTTGKTLEHLHWHIVPQFTIQHGGSQEASDARKFLSDEEYIQRRNVLQELC; this comes from the coding sequence ATGAGTAGTTATAAAGAAATCCTTAATAGTGAGAGACCTTGTCCTTTTTGTCATGAAGAAGAGCAATTTCGAATTGATAGTAATAGTACGTGTTATGTTATCCCTTCTCGTGCTCCCTATACCGAAGATCATATCCTTATCTGTCCCAAATCACATAAAAAATCATTAGATACCTTATCTGCTGATGAACTCAGTGATATACGAACTCTCTTACAACAGTGGCAACATATCTTGTATCACAAACATGGTGAAGTCGTACTGATGCTCAGAGAATGAGTACCATGAGGTACGACAGGTAAGACACTAGAACATTTGCATTGGCATATCGTACCTCAGTTTACGATCCAACATGGATGATCACAAGAAGCGAGTGACGCAAGAAAATTTCTGAGTGATGAAGAATATATCCAACGTAGGAATGTATTACAGGAATTATGCTAA